From the Papaver somniferum cultivar HN1 chromosome 2, ASM357369v1, whole genome shotgun sequence genome, the window CTCTTGAGCACTGGAAGATGTTTTTCTTCATGAGGAAAGAAAACCTTAATAAAGCAAAGACTGTCATACTATACCAGTTTGGATAGTTTTCAATTTATGTGACTTGTTTGTGTGAAAGCACACTCCACCTCTTTCTCATCTCCTtattataataaattaacaattgtGTTTCACAGCATGTTTCTGTTGCTAACAGACATCTTTCCATAGACTGTTTCTTAACAAAGTTCGTAAGAATGATGAGATCTATTGGTGTTTCTGTTATAGTAAAGCTTGCATAACCTTGGTTGTGCTTAATTTTTTATGCTGTCTCTAAGCAGcgtctttacaaacttaaaatTGAGTTTTATGTTGCATTATGTGGTCTTCCTATCACTTGATAAATCGTACATTGGTATTTTGGGTTACATATTTGCTTGTTTTCCTCAATTATTGTCATTCCTTCGAGTGGTCTAATAAATTTGTACACTTTGAACTGTTTTGCCAGGATTCATGGAACCAGGTTAGCGGAGATGCCATATATTGGAACTCGCCATATATATAGGCGCCAAGGAATGTGTCGTCGACTCTTAAATGCAATTGAATCAGTACGTAGCTGGGATTATTTAGTTACATTCATGAACGCCTGCTATTTAGTTTAAGCTTTAATATCTCTTTCTTTTTATCCTTTTCTAAATTAGGCATTCACTCGCCATTGCTTCTATATCTCACCCTTTATTGtgggtcttttttttttccttgaaggaGGATGCAGAGTTAGGTAAAATAGGATAGGGGAATCAGTAATTGTGATTCCTATTGTTAATTTAAAAAACATAATACTACTAGCTTGCACTTTACTTATATTTCCTGGATCTTTGAGAAAACCATGACAATTAGATGTATGACCACGATCCTAGCTCCTTCTGCCTTTTAGTTTTGTACTACTACTCATGTACCTTTGTTTCCTTGAATGATGCTGATTGTTCGTTTTAACTCTGTTAGTGAAAATAAAAACTTATTTCGGTCAAGTTTTTGATGCATGAGATCTATCTGCGAAATAGTATTTACATTCCTAGTTGGTATTATTTGATGTGGGATCCACAGTTTAATAAATATGTGAGTGAAAAGAAGTTTGCCGGCGTTAGAGATTGCATATTATGAAGTTTAAATTGAATGCTTCTTGTTACAGTTGTTCACTCGCTATTATGTACCCGTTCATACCTCTGCTATTCTTGAACAATCATCATTAACAATGAAACATATCCTCTTCATTGCATCTGTAAATTTCAAATACCAGCTGGTGGCGATTATCTTTTGGGATAGATGTTTTCTACTTTTTGTCCACCACAGAGAACAGTTCTCGAAACTATGACTTCTTTCTTATTTAGCATGTTACCATTGATATGTATGTAGTCAAAATGATAAGTCATTCTTATGTAAACTTATTTTCAGGCTCTGTGCTCTCTTAAGGTTGAAAAACTCATCATTCCTGCAATTTCTGAACTTATGAATGCATGGACTACGGTTTTTGGTTTCAAGGCTCTTGAGGAATCAGACAAGCGAGAAATCAGATCTTTGAATATGCTAGTGTTTCCTGGGACAGATCTCTTGCAAAAGTTGCTACTAACTAATAATCTTTCTGAAAGACAAACAACAGATCACACAGGTAATCTCGTAAATGTGTACAATTTTTGAGTTTTCATTCTTGTTCACGTGGTTAACTTCATGTGTTACCTTCGCAGATATGGATGTCGTTGAACCCACAAGAAATGATCACCTGCCATCTGAGAGAATAGGAAAGCCAGAACCACATTCTTCTACCACGCCTGTCAATGTTGCTTTTGATGAGAGTGTTCAGGATGGCCATGATATGAAAACTGAAGCTGTATCTGTGCAAACTTGTTTCCAAGCTCCCGAGGTACCCGAATGCTACTATGAACCAGATGACATGCTCCCCACATCTGCTCCTGAAACCATAGGCCTTCAGTCTTCTCTGATTCTTCATGATAAGCTAGAAGTTAAAAATGAACTTATCTTGGAGACAGCTGAACACGATATTAAATGTAGTGTGGTTGCGTTGGGTGATGTTGATGAGGTAAAAGCTGTCACGATTCCTGATGTTCAAACTAGAATCCATTCTTTGGATAATAGACAGAATACGGAAAGTGTGCCACAGGAGGAGTCTCATGTACCAGATGATGAAGCAACCTGATTTAGGATCATTTTTTGGCAGTTGATGCAGTTTCTGGAGAATCCAGGAATTCCTTAGGTTTTGTTTGATATCAGAGAATTAGTTTCATGGAATAAGAGTTGTTTCTATTGAAAGACATTCCCTGGGGTAAGCAAGGAAAGAATTTCCATAGATTTCCACGGAATTAAACTAGTAACATATTTTTGGCAACACTTCTTTTTTGTGGATCCTCAATCCTATGGAATTAGATGGATACTCAACCAATGAAATATAAGCTTTTCCCATGGAAACACAGCCATCAGTATTTAAAAGAGCAACCTTATGACATGTCCCGGGACTTGGCTTTAACATATTGGTATATGCAGCATAGAAAGTTCCCTTGGCTGGTTACTCGTGGAAGGTGGAATCCCTGTCGAATTCCTCGCTTCGGGGTTATGTTTGGTGGAGGCTGGTATAACAAGGTTAGTTTGGTTAACCTGGAATTTATGTCTTAATATGTTAACCGATTTCTCTTATGTGCTCTACCAtcaaatagaaatgaaactagacgGATAACTACAAATCTATGGTGTCTTTTTTTGCATTTGTTAGTTGGTTATTGTTGATGCTTTTTTTTGTTTCAGATTTCCTTTTCCAACTCAATTGATCTTGCAGGTATATATTATTTATAGTTTCATCATTGACAAAAATTTGGGTGTTATTTCGCAGGCTGGTGTCAAATGCTTGTTGGTGCATCCATGGTGAATTTGAATGATGCCTGGGTACTTATACATCGCATATCAGATAGCTTTTGACATTGATTTTATTCGATCACCTAGATAGGTCAAGAGTATCATACATCTTTTAACCTAGGGTTGTCAGACGATTCAAGTACAGAACGAGGCAAACTTGAAATAAGGCAAGTATTTAGCAAGTACCATTTCTACTTTTATCTAACAGCATTACTCTTTACGATACTGTTCTATCCTTCACGCCTGAAATTGCTACTATTATTTCTGTTTCTTGTATAAGAGGCGTCATTTGTTTCTTCTCACAGGAGATAATCGAGAATTGCATGATGAGTATTTTAAAGGCGCTCCTTAGAGTTCCACATATAGCAGTTCAAGGACTTATGTCTGTTGTATACGAGGATTTCCCGATAACAGATGGGGTTTTCGCAAGTCCGCAAATGCTATGTAGTGGCTATAATCATATTTGCCATTTTTGGTAATTAGTAGTCTCGTCAAACTTTGTAATATGTACAGAAATGGGAAATATATTCCTACATATTTGTTTAATAGGGTTCCCGCTAATTGTTTCTTTAACATTATAAATCTAGTAGGAGATGATGTACCTCAACCACCCATCATTTTTGTGTTTAGGCATTAGATTATTTGTACAGTTCATCAAAGATTGAAATATGAAATACGAATGTATTTGTATACATTTCAATTTTGTTCGACTTCATCCAACCCTACTTGTTtacatttgaattttgttgaacATCATCCAACCCTCTCAAAACAATACTCTTCTTCGTTAATACGTAGTTGTAGCACAACAGTTTGTCGGTCTCCTTGTGCTTGCTTGATATATTGGCACATGATTCATTTGCACCAGAAACTTGGATTTTTGAATTTGTCTTATCAAACGATGTTACGGATAAGAACTAAACAGGCTTTCTAGTATCACGGGGAAAGCTCTATGTCATTCCGTCCTCGTAGATCTGCATCACATTCTCCTTTGAAAGTGTGTTGGATACATGTTAGAAGTTAGGGTATCACTTTCGGACAGGCAGTCAAAGATTCACGCTCAATAAAAAAATTAGACAACCCTCAGCAAGACCGCAAACATTTGAACAGTTGTAGATTGTAATCGCTACTCACTTGGATTGAACCAAATAAACAACACCAATAAACTGGAAAACTACTTGCCCAACAGTtgtatttctagcctatttatgaTTGTAGGAttaattcattttttattttgtttctcgCTTTGGGGGAGAAGAGCAAAAATAAGTATAAGGTTACGTGTGATCCACAAACAAGACGTCAAGACGTGCGTGCATGCATGTTTAAAACCCCATTAGAAAGTTTCTTCCCATCAGTTCTTATCTTCTTTCTCTTTATGAGTCAATTACAAGGTTTCTTCTTTTTCCACCCATTTATAAGCGGGGAACATCGCGTTTTTCGTAGCAATTAAGAGTACTTGAGCATCAGATCATATACATTCGACGAAGTAATTGTTTCGGGGAAAAATGGAGACAGGTGAAGCAAGAAGAGATGGGTGTACAGGTATAATCCCTTTTATCTATGGCATGTTTCGAAATGTACGTCGCCGTCGGTGGGGATTCGAAAGACTTGGAATGCAAGAACAACGACCATTTGGCAGATTTGCTTTTCTTAATCGAAGATTTCGTGTAGCTGGTCTTGCTGTTATGTTCTCaggaaaaaggaaaaatacagCATGACGTTCGGATTGATAAATTTGAATTACGGTTGTATTGTTCGGGGTGACCGCATCTGCATTCATGGATTATAATTACCAGGTTTTTATCTAGTATACGTTACTTAACTATTGATTCATTCAATTTGTAAAACATTTaaattattttttcattttgtttagtgTAATGAGGTTGTTTTATACTcaaacaaaaatgaaataaaaactgGTTGGCTGATGTGATCGTTGGCTTTAATAAAAAAACTGTAATTGCTGTTTTTCAATGATGCACTTTGGTAAACTGGTTGCTGATTGTTGGTTGAACCCAGAGAAAGGAACAGAATCCAGTAAATCAATTGCAAATATGTTAAATCCACACTAAATATGTAGACAAACGAGAGTCAGTTTTGAGTCTTGCCCTTAGTCTTTCATTACGGTATCATTTGCATAATTTGGTTTAATAGTCAAGGAGAGTGATGTGTCTCAAATCTAATAAATGAATTTGAAGTGGATTTTGATGGCTTAGAAGATACGAGACTTCATTGTACTCCTTTTTACAAACTTCATAAAGATTCCACAGACAACAATGAATACAATTTAGATTTAGAATTGCAAGACACGAAATTGTGAAAGTTCTTATTTTACTCTTCAAGTCGCATTAATCCCAAAACATGATACAAATTCAAACTCCATATGAAAAACTTAAACACAAAAGTCATTTGCTATTGCCAATTGAAATGAACATAGTTCTTACCTCAGGGATTTCAACCCTTTCATTACAATTCAAGACTCTTATTGACAATAAGTAATTGCGGGTAGTTATCAGAAAACAGAATCTATTAGTGTCCAGAGACACAAACCACTTAATCATTAGCTGTTGCTAACTGCATTGCAAGAAGTTCTTCCTCAGGAATTGTTCGAATATGACAATCGGAACGAGGATAAGCTGCACATAATAACGCAAAACCACGATCGACAACATCATCACTTAGCATACCATCACTCTGATCAACAGAACCACTTATGAGTTTAGCAGGACAAGTCATACAAACACCAAGTTTACAGTCATGAGGAACTTCCATGCCACTATCCAAAGCTTTGCTAAGAATAGTCTCGTCCGGGTCTACGTCCAGTGTTGTTGTGCTTCCTTCATGCTCAATAACGACTTTGTATGAGCAAATTTTGAACGATAATTGGCTTCGCCGTGATATGAATTGTGATGAGTTGTATCTAAATGCAGATATCTTTGAGAATTGATTTTGTTTAGGGAGGGTTAAGGAAGGTGAAGTACGGAAATGAAGGGTCGTCGCCATTGTTTTGTTTCTGAAGAGATGGGAAGGATGAAAGGCTTGCTGCGGAGAAACTAGAGGTGATTTTTGGTGTTCCAGCGGATAAGCTTTTTGTCTGCGTGAGGGGTATATCCGGGAACTTAATTTTGTTTTATAGATCGGACTTATCCCATATCCATCTGGTGTTTTTGACCAGCGTTGAACGTAATGTCAAGAAGTCGTACCCTTTGGTAAACTTTCTTCTTATTGACCAACTCAAACCATGGAAGAGCCCATATAAAGAACTCGGTGGTATTGGGACATGTAAGAATACTACTACCTGAGATgtcaactttttcttttgtatttatgATTACTTCCGGTTGACTGTTACAGCCTGTTGTAACGGCCATATTAGTTTTGTGTCTGGTTCTAAATGTAGTCATTTGTTGTAACAAATTATCTTCATTGTTTAATATCAAAACTGTTTTTAGGTTTCTCTCATTAAAGTTtctttcatggtattttttcatttttcaaatttcaaattttttcgATCACTCCGTCTCCGCTCACTGTTATCTTTGAGAGATCTAAAACAAAAACAGTGGTAATCGATAAATTTTTTGAGTCTCCTACGATTAAAATAAATCATTCACATCAATCTCAAAATACGAATCAattaaattcaaattccaaatctCAAATCAATTTATAACTACCTAATTTCACTAATTTCATCTCTGTTAAACTAGAAGCTGATAGATCTAACTAACTCATTTGACGAAATCAATTTGAATCTATATTGGTCACCACTGATCTTTATGATTATATTGATGGATCTACTAAGGAACCAGTTCAATTTATCAATATTGATGGAGAAAAGGCTTTAAATCCCGAGTTATGTACTTGGCACAAATACAACCGATTTGTTATGTTTTGTATCAATGCTACTCTTTCAGATCGTGGTTCTCGAAGTGTAGTTGGTTGTTCAATTTCACGGGAGATATGTTTATATCTTGAGAGGTTGACTCTTCGTCAAGTCTCTGCTCGTAAATCTCTTCTCCGCAATCAGTTTCATTATATTCGACGAGATAATCGTTCAAGTTTTGATTTATTAGCTACAATTGATCAACTAGTGGACGAGCCAGATCTTGTTATGTACACACTTCAAGGATTTGGTCGTGAATATAGTCAGTTTGTTGCTACTACAAGCTACAGAGAGACTGAATTTAGCGATTTGCAttctgaacttcatcatcatgggAAATACTTGAAATTTGAagagcttgaatctaaatctacTTTAGATTCTCAGAATTCTGCGATCTACAGAAACAAATCTTCTTAATCTAAGCAGAGATGTCATGGATCTGATAAGAAACCTACTTCTAAACAAGATTTTAGATCAAGTGTCTGTCAAATCTGTAAGATTCTTGGTCATACTGCTTATCATTATAGATGGTGTTATACTCCTACTTCTAAGAATACTTCAACATTCTTCCAATTCGGATTCTACTACAGATGTGTCGTCTACTTGTGCTTCTACTTTAAATACTTTACGATAAGATTTTCATAGTATTAAGCTCAACTTAGACATTATTTCTCATGATCCTAATGCGGCCTCATGTTGGATTACTGACTCTGGTGCGGCAAATCACATGACAAACAATCCTTATTGTCTCTACAATGCCAAGTCCTACACATGTAATGATCAGGTCATTGTAGGTGATGGTAAATTTCTTTCCATCGTGCATACTGGTGATGCAACTCTGCTCAGTTCCACCTTCATGATGTGCTCTATGTTCCAAACATTAAATAAAATCTTATTTTAATTGCCAAGTTTACTAAAGAAAACTCCGTCTTGAAATTTTTCCTTGGGGATATCGAATCAAGGACTTGGAGACTAAAACAGTCATCGCTGAAGGTTTTGTGAAGGACAACCTGTATCCTTTGACAACTTTATAGGCTTCTAAGGTTGTTGCTCATTCTACTTCTAGAAATACTTATGATCTGTGGTAGGAATACTAGGACATACTTCTATAACTATACTTCATAAGGTGCCTTCTTCAGCTGGTTTTACTATCATCTTATTCTCCTCAGTTGTGTACTTCTTGTCAGTTAGATAAGCATCATAGGATTTCCATTTATCATTCAGAGAGAGTTACAATTGATCCTTTGTACTTCATACATTATGACTTATGGGGACATGCTCCTATTGCTTCCTCATTAGGTTTCAGATATTATATTTGTTAATATACATTTTTTCTAGGTTTTCTTTGGATTTATTCTTTGAAAACAAGAGATAAAAGTGTTGATTGTTCTAAACATTCTAAATACATGACTGAAAATCTTTTGGATAAATCAATAAATATTTTTCAATGTGATGGTGCATTTGAGTTGGTCAAAGGTAAATTTCAAGAATTCCTAGCTCAATGAGTGTGGTATTACTTGAAGAATTTCTTGTCCTCATCTTCACCAACAAAATAGTTTGGCAGAAAGGAAACACAGACATATCACTGAAAGGGGTAACACCTTGAATTTTCACGCTTCTTTGCGAAAACACTTTTGGTATGATTCTTTTATTACAACTAATTATATTATAAATAGATTACCCACCAATGTTTTGTCATTTAAATACCCTTCAGATGTTATTCAAAACTCCTCTTGATTATAACTTTCtcaaaacctttggttgttgttgttatcCCAACCTTGAGATATATAAACCTGACAGATTGAGTCCCAAATCTACAAATGTGTGTTTCTTGGCTATAGTCATGTTCATAAGGGCTATAAATGTTACGGTCTTGTCACTCACAAGATATATATTTCAGTTCATCTAGGTTTTAGtgaacatatctttcctcttGTTTCCACATTTTCTACTGTCACCTCAAATCTTTCTGAACCATCATCTACTAAACTTTCTTTGTCTACTTCTTTGTTGTCCAATACCATATCTTCTTCATCTGAGTCGCAATCTTCTATTCCTCCATATGTATCTGAAA encodes:
- the LOC113347125 gene encoding ferredoxin C 1, chloroplastic-like, with the translated sequence MATTLHFRTSPSLTLPKQNQFSKISAFRYNSSQFISRRSQLSFKICSYKVVIEHEGSTTTLDVDPDETILSKALDSGMEVPHDCKLGVCMTCPAKLISGSVDQSDGMLSDDVVDRGFALLCAAYPRSDCHIRTIPEEELLAMQLATAND